CCGAAATCCAAGCCATCCTCCACTACGCCGGCCTCCCACACCTCGCCCAAAACCCCCCACGCCAATACACCGACGAAATCCACTTCGGCTACCTCCGCGCCATCCTCTCCTCAAACGCATGGATGGTCATCACCATGATCACCGACGTCTTCGCAGACACCGGCCGATTCAACGTCCCAGGCAAAGCCGACCCAACCAACTGGACCTACCGCATCCCCTACCCCGTCTCCCAACTCGACAACCAACCCGACCTACGCCGCCGCATGGAGACCTACGCCTCCCTCGCAGCCGAATACAAACGCCGCCTCTAATCCCCTCCTATGCACCTCACACTCGGACACACCCCCGACGCCGACGACGCCTTCATGTTCTACGCCCTCACCAAAGGCCTCGTCACCTCCCCCGATATCTCTTTCGAACACATCCTCCAAGATATCGAAACCCTCAACCAACGCGCCCTCCGCGCCGAGCTCGACGTCACAGCCGTCTCCGTCCACGCCTTCGCCTACTGTCACAAACTCTACGCCGTCCTACCCTGCGGCGCATCATTCGGAGTAAACTTCGGCCCACGCCTAGTCGGCCCCAGATCCCTCACCCCAGAACAAATCGCACGCTCTCGCATCGCAATCCCAGGCAAAATGACCAGCGCATTCCTCGCCCTACTTCTCTACCTCAAAAAACGCCCCGGCGACCTCAACCTAATCGAAGTCCCCTACGAACAAGTCATCCCCACCATCCAAAACCAACAAGCCGACATCGGCCTCGTCATCCACGAAGCCCAACTCACCTACCCCGACCACGGCCTCACCCTAAGCCTCGACCTAGCCGCCTGGTGGGCACAAGAAACCGGCGGACTCCCCTTGCCTCTCGGCCTAAACGTAATCCGCAAATCCTTCGACCTCCGCTTCAAACGCCAAGTCGCAAAGCTCATCCGATCCTCAATCCAATTCGCCCTCGACCACCGTCCCGAAGCCCTCGAATACGCCCAACAATTCTCCCGCGGCACCCCCACCTCCCTTACCGATGAATTCATCTCCCGCTACGTCAACGATGTCACCCTCTACCTCACCCCAGAAGCCACACAGTCCCTCCGCATCTTCCTCGATCGCGCAGCCGACGCAGGCCTCACACCAGCTGTCAGAAATATCAACCTCGAATTCGTCAAGGCCTAGTCGCACCGTTCCCACCACTCTGCTGGCGATGCACCAGCACACTCTTCAACGCAGAAATCGCCCGCTCCATCTGAGGATCCTCCACCGTCCAATCAATCCGCGCATCCGCACCACTCCTCAAATACCGTTCCCACCGATGCTGATACAAAGCTCGTTCCTGCTCCAGCGTAATCGGCACCACAATATCCGGATCGATCCCCACTCCATGAATCTTAGTCCGGCGAGGAGTGTAATAATAAGCTGTCGTCAACCGCAGCCCATTCTTTTCATCCAAAGCCACCACCGATTGCACCGACCCCTTGCCAAAAGTCTTCTCACCAACCAACATCGCCCGATTATGATCCTTCAACGCCCCAGCCACAATCTCCGAGGCACTCGCTGAGAAACCATTCACCAACACAACAAGCGGCCATTTCTTAGGAGGCGTCAACCCACGCGCACGATACGTCATCGTAGCCAACCCACTGCGCCCCTCCGTAGTCATGATGATTTTATCCGACTCAAGAAACGCACCAGCCACCTCCACCGCCGCATCCAAAAGACCACCAGGATTATTTCGCAAATCAAGAATCAACGCCTCAATTTCCAACTCCTCAAGCCGTTTGAGCGCAGCTCGAAATTCATCTCCCGTCGCCGACCCAAATTGCTCCAGACGGACATATCCTATCCGCATCTCTCCAGCTCGACGTTCCGAAACAAGCCCGACGTCCTTCACACTACTCACATGCACCCGATCCCGCGTAACCTCAAAACTCAACGTCTTAAGAGCCGCCATCTCCCCACTCGATACAGCCTGCTTATCGGGATCAAGCGGCTTCCTTTCCTGTCGTAGCACAGTGATCGTCACCCGTTCACCCCTGTTTCCACGCAAAAGCGCCACCGCTTCATCTATCGTCATACCCGCGACAGCAACATCGTTGATTTTATGCAACCAATCCCCCGGACGAATCCCAGCTTGAGCCGCAGGCGATCCCTCAAACGCCGCAAGGATCACCAGACGCCCCTCCTGTTCCCCTAAAATAATCCCGACGCCGACGTAATCCCCATCCGTCTCCTCTTGCAACTCCTTAAACTCTCTTTCATCAAGAAATTGGCTGTGCCGATCCAGCGAAGCAACCATCCCCCTCAGCGCAGCTTTGAAAAGTTGAGAATAACTCGTCTTCGACTCATCAACATAATGCTCGCGAATCAACTCAATCACTTTCGCCAGCAGCAGACTCTCCTCGTAGAGATTTTCCTTCTCCTCGCCCGGTAACGGCTCCGCCTTTTTTTCTTCCGCTGCCGATGTAGCACCTGGCACATGCTCCTTCTTCGTAGCCTCCTGCGGCTCTTCAGCCCAAAGCCCAGCAAGATAAAGTTGAAAGCAAAAAAACCCCGCTAGCAGCACGCCCAATAGCCCTCGCACTATCAAAGAGCAGCGAGACACAGAGCTCACAAATAGTCAGTTCGAAAAAACTCGAGGACGAAAATATTCAATCGTCGCCTTAAGGCCTTCATCGAGCGATACCCTAGGCTCCCACCCCAGCCAAGCCTTAGCGCGAGTAATGTCAGGACGCCGCTGTTTCGGGTCATCTTGAGGCAGTGGCTTATATTCAATCGTGCTCGAAGAGCCAGTGATCGCAATAATCTTCTCTGCAAACTGCCGGATCGTCATTTCATCCGGGTTGCCGATGTTGCACGGCTCATGGTAGGGCGATTGAGAAAGCCGAAAAATTCCGTCAATCAAGTCCGAGACGTAGCAAAAACTTCGCGTCTGTAAACCATCCCCAAAGACAGTAAGCGGCTCCCCACGAAGCGCCGCACCAATAAATGACGGCACTACACGCCCATCACGAAGCCGCATTCTCGGACCGTAAGTATTAAAAATCCGCACGATTTTGGTATCGACACCATGCGTGCGATGATAAGCCATAGTCATAGCTTCGGCAAAACGCTTCGCTTCATCATACACTCCACGCGGCCCTATCGCATTTACGTTACCCCAATACTCCTCCTTTTGAGGATGCACGAGAGGATCACCATAGACTTCCGATGTCGACGCTAAGAGGTAGGTCGCTTTCTTCGCCTTTGCAAGACCCAGCGACCGGTGCGTGCCTAAAGAACCCACCTTCAACGTCTGAATCGGCAACTCAAGGTAATCCATCGGACTCGCAGGCGATGCAAAATGAAAAACCGCATGAACCGCTCCAGGCACATGTATAAATTCTGTAACATCCTGCTCAATAAAGGAAAATCGAGGCTCGCGAGCCAAATGCGCGATATTATCCGCATGCCCAGTGAGGAAATTATCTATCCCGATAACTTGATAACCTTCCCCCAAGAGACGATCCGTAAGATGGCTCCCAAGAAAGCCGGCTGCACCGGTGACTACTGCAACTTTCATAGAAAATTTGTAGCCTTATACACAAGCCAACTGCCGTGGCGAGCCTTTATCGAATGGACAGAGATTGCGTTTCAGAAACGTTGGCCTTTTTCAATAGCCCGCAATTCAGACATTTTGATCTGAGGCAAATGAAGTTCATCTTCCCACTGATCAAAGAGCTTGCCGATGCCACAACAGCATAGATTAAAGCGCCAGGCTATCCATTTCACCATATACGGATTGAAGGTGTAAAATCCGACAAAACGTTTTTTTGCAGGATCGCTCGTTTTATTGATTTGGCGAGCTATCAGAACTGCACGGCATCCCGCACTCCGAAAGAGCGTGATCCAATACTTGAGAATGCGCGGGTCCTGTGTCTGACAGAAATCCACGCGTTTGCGCCTCGATGGAGTCTGCCCACAACCCCAGACACGTATGGATTCAAAAGTCTGAGCTAGTGCTTTGAATCGCGCGTCTTCCTCCCTGTAGTAGTCGAAGTCCTGCCAGACTCCAATAATTCGCCCTTGATCCACCTTTTTGGCTAGATCCAAAATGGCACAGCTGAGAAATTTCAGCGTGTGCAAATCGAAGACGTAACAGCGATCGCTACGCGGCATGACTGAGTTCTTCCCCAAAAGATGTGTGCCATCTCGACGCTCAATCACTGGAATGGCGTAGGGCGTCTTCCCCAGCTCCTGTGCAGCCTTCTCATAATGCTCTCGAAAAAGATGAATTGCTCTCCTCTCACATGGAGTCTCCGCAAATACACTGCCTACGGGTGAGTCTTGGAGCATATCGTGATACGCATCTAGTAAAGTATCAGTTTCACTTAAGGCAAATTTTTTTTCGTCGAAGCACGGCGAAGGCGATCGTTTATCGCGCGGCCAAGCCCTTCCTCTGGCCATTCCCATGCGTAAGCCACTAGCAACGTCGGATCACGATCAAAGGCTCGCAACGCTTGAAATAAACGCGGTGCCGCTTCAATACTATCGATAGCAGTCGAAAGATTCCAAATCTTATCATAACCAGAAGGCGTCGTGGCCCCATAGCCAATCCAAGCAGCACGCGGAGGGGGATCATGAGGCTCCTCCGGCGAGATAAGATGAAGAGGCTTGCTTGGCGCATAGTGAGTGCTCAGAAGGCCAGGGGAACGATATCCGGCCTCTGGCGAAGCGGTTGACTCTATATCGATTGGCTGCCCCAAAAAAGCCTGCAGCGTCTCTAGAGCAACTCCTCCCGGTCGCAGTATTTTAGGAGGGCGATCAGGCTCTTGCGGCACGTAAAGGACGGTGGATTCAAGCCCTATTGAGCACGGGCCTCCATCTAAAATGCCTAAAGGAAATGCCTCAAATTCATCCATGACATCACGCGCACAAGTCGGGCTTATGCGCCCGGAGCGATTGGCGCTAGGTGCTGCAAGAGGAAAATCCAGCTCTCGGAGGAGAGTCAAAGTTAACGGATGATTCGGGACGCGCACGGCTACGGTGGCGTGTCCAGCGGTGACGATTTCAGGGATCGTTTCCTTTTTGGGGAGCACCAGCGTCAAGGGACCAGGCCAAAAAGCCTTAGCCAGTCTCTCAGCAAGCGGGTTGAAATGCGCATACGGTAGCAGCGCTTCGTATGAGGATCCGTGGACAATGAGTGGATTGAAAGCTGGACGGCCTTTCCAAGCAAAGATGCGAGCGACTGAGTCTGGACGCGTAGCATCAGCGGCTAGGCCGTAGACAGTCTCCGTAGGAATGGCTACGCACTCTCCGCGACGCAACATTTCAAGAGCGATCTCCAGAGGGATGAGGCTTGCTTTCACAATGGAGGATGGGTTATAGACTGAGGTAAGTGTGAATCACTAGCGGAGCTGGGGCATGAGTCAAAGTTTGAAGATTGTGTTTGTCGGCACTTCAGCTTTTGCTGTGCCAGCTTTAAACGCTCTAGCAAAAGACGATCGGGTGAGAATAATCGCAGTGGTCACACAGCCTGATCGCCCGTCGGGGCGCGGGTTGGCCTGCCAGCCCTCGCCTGTGAAAAAAGCCGCTTTTGAAATTGGCTGCCGCATTTATCAACCCGAACGTTTTCACGAAGGGGGAATCTTGGAGCAGTTGCGGTATGAAGCTCCGGATCTAATGGTCGTGGCTGCCTATGGGCAGATATTGAAACGCCCCGTCTTAGATTTGCCGCGGCTTGGTTGCTTGAATATCCACGCTTCACTGTTGCCAAAATATCGCGGTCCTTCGCCGATCCAGACGGCAATATTAAATCGAGAAAAAGAGACAGGTGTGACGATCATGTGGATGGATGAAGGATTGGACACGGGAGATATTTTTCTACAGGAACGCGTGCGTTTGCGAAGACGAGAAACGGCAGTGACGCTTCATGATCGCCTTGCAGAGCTGGGAAGTAAGATGATCATAGAGGCGGTGAGACGTATTCAGAGCGGGCAGATTACACGAATCCCTCAGTCGGGAGAGCCTTCGTGGACAAAAAAAATTCTACGCGAGGATGGTAAGATAGACTGGACGCAGAGTCGCGAAGCAATTGATGCGCAGATCCGAGCCTTACAGCCGTGGCCAGGGGCATATACAACCGTTCGCTTAGCTAACGGGTGTAGCGGCGTGATGAAGATTTATTCGACGATTTTGTCCAGGCGTGCTCGAGGACGTGCGGGTGAAGTGTTGCGAACAGATCGTCACGGAATTCTTGTGGCGTGCGGAGAGACTGGCGGCTTGCTCTTGAGAGAAGTGCAACTGGAAGGACGACGGCGGATGCATGCCAGAGATTTTATTTTAGGACATCCAATCGCTATCGGAACTATTCTTGGGGAGTGAGGGTGGGGCAGAGGAATTCCTAGACTGGGAACAAAAGGGTCTAGAAATAAAAATTAAAAAAATTCAGGAATTTTGTTGCCAGACTATACAGCCTATAGTATGGGTCTTTTACGAAGACACAATATGATGACGGGCTAGACTTTTTACGCATATTTAGTAAAAAGGGTCTTTGTTAATCGTTGCTGTTCAAGGTGTTTTGAAAGGAATTTGCGTGGAATAGCGTTGACAAAAGTGGGGAATAATGGGAAAAAGTGGGGATTGAAATTTAGTCTTTATGACGCCACCACCGTTGGTCGCAACTTATACGGATACTTTTTGTATGTCGTTGGATGAAAAAGGGCGTGTGGCTATTCCCGCTGAGTGGCGTTCGGAGATCTTTGAGACTTACCTATACGCCTTCCCGGCGGAAGGGTGTCTGCGTGTCTATCCTGCTTCATGGCTTAGCCGCCTACAGGAGGAATGGCGTTTCCTCGGGGAGGATGACCCGCGCCGTGAGCATTTACGGGCGTTGTATGCTGTTGCTCAGCTTATTCAATGGGATCGAGACAAGCAGAGTCGTTTTATGATTAAAGAACGGTTGCGAAAGCATGCGGGCTTGCGCAAGCACGTGGTGATGTGCGGAAGGGGCGACCACTTTGAAATATGGGCTGCGGAGACATGGAAGGAGCAACGCGGGATGCCATTGGTGGAGGAGTTGTTAAAGCAACTCCATCAATCAAAGTCGGGTGTGAGCTAATGAATGGCCGGTATGAAGTGGAGCATGTGCCAGTGTTGCTTGGGCGCTTTTTGGAAGCGACGCAGCCCGTCGAAGGCGAATTTTGGTTGGATGCGACTTTTGGAAGAGGAGGGTATTCGTTGGCTTTGTTGGAACGAGGATGTCGAGTCTGGGCTTTGGACCAAGATGAGGAGGCGGCTCGAGCAGCTAAACGTTTCGAAGTTCGATGGGGAAACCATTTCTGTTTTTACCGGGAGAATTTCAGAATGATGAAAAAGCTTTTTGATACAGCGCAAATTCCAAAAGTTGATGGGGTGATCATGGATCTAGGGTTATCCTCGCCCCAGATCGCCTCGGCCGAGAGAGGGTTTAGTTTTATGGAGGATGGTCCTCTAGACATGCGGATGGATCAACGCCAAAAATTAACGGCAGAAGAGGTTTTGAATACATGGAGTGAAGAATCCTTAAGGGAGGTGATCGCCGTATACGGAGGCGAACGTCATGCCCGCACCTTAGCGCGAGCGATTGTGAGACGACGCAAATTGACCCCATGGAAACGCACCAGAGAGCTAGCCCAGCTCGCTTGTGAGATTGTGAAGACCTCTCGCGCTTCCCGAATACATCCTGCGACGCGTTTATTTCAAGCCATACGGATAGCTGTGAATGATGAACTAGGGGCGTTGAGAGAGGGCCTTGAAGGAGCGGTAGTGGGCTTAAAGCCAGGAGGCAGGCTGGCGGTCATCAGTTTCCATTCTGGAGAAGATCGCTTGGTGAAACACTTTATGCGGCATCACCACGCATCCTATGCCCAGACCCGAGAGGGAGAACAAAACGGGGCACTCGCATTATTTTCAAAAGTAGAGAGATGGCTGCCTGATAAGAATGAAATACGTGACAACTCACGTTGCCGCTCTGCCCGTCTCCGCATTGCCTACAAAA
The genomic region above belongs to Candidatus Methylacidiphilales bacterium and contains:
- a CDS encoding division/cell wall cluster transcriptional repressor MraZ — encoded protein: MSLDEKGRVAIPAEWRSEIFETYLYAFPAEGCLRVYPASWLSRLQEEWRFLGEDDPRREHLRALYAVAQLIQWDRDKQSRFMIKERLRKHAGLRKHVVMCGRGDHFEIWAAETWKEQRGMPLVEELLKQLHQSKSGVS
- a CDS encoding ABC transporter substrate-binding protein, coding for MHLTLGHTPDADDAFMFYALTKGLVTSPDISFEHILQDIETLNQRALRAELDVTAVSVHAFAYCHKLYAVLPCGASFGVNFGPRLVGPRSLTPEQIARSRIAIPGKMTSAFLALLLYLKKRPGDLNLIEVPYEQVIPTIQNQQADIGLVIHEAQLTYPDHGLTLSLDLAAWWAQETGGLPLPLGLNVIRKSFDLRFKRQVAKLIRSSIQFALDHRPEALEYAQQFSRGTPTSLTDEFISRYVNDVTLYLTPEATQSLRIFLDRAADAGLTPAVRNINLEFVKA
- a CDS encoding SDR family oxidoreductase, encoding MKVAVVTGAAGFLGSHLTDRLLGEGYQVIGIDNFLTGHADNIAHLAREPRFSFIEQDVTEFIHVPGAVHAVFHFASPASPMDYLELPIQTLKVGSLGTHRSLGLAKAKKATYLLASTSEVYGDPLVHPQKEEYWGNVNAIGPRGVYDEAKRFAEAMTMAYHRTHGVDTKIVRIFNTYGPRMRLRDGRVVPSFIGAALRGEPLTVFGDGLQTRSFCYVSDLIDGIFRLSQSPYHEPCNIGNPDEMTIRQFAEKIIAITGSSSTIEYKPLPQDDPKQRRPDITRAKAWLGWEPRVSLDEGLKATIEYFRPRVFSN
- a CDS encoding L-threonylcarbamoyladenylate synthase, whose protein sequence is MKASLIPLEIALEMLRRGECVAIPTETVYGLAADATRPDSVARIFAWKGRPAFNPLIVHGSSYEALLPYAHFNPLAERLAKAFWPGPLTLVLPKKETIPEIVTAGHATVAVRVPNHPLTLTLLRELDFPLAAPSANRSGRISPTCARDVMDEFEAFPLGILDGGPCSIGLESTVLYVPQEPDRPPKILRPGGVALETLQAFLGQPIDIESTASPEAGYRSPGLLSTHYAPSKPLHLISPEEPHDPPPRAAWIGYGATTPSGYDKIWNLSTAIDSIEAAPRLFQALRAFDRDPTLLVAYAWEWPEEGLGRAINDRLRRASTKKNLP
- the fmt gene encoding methionyl-tRNA formyltransferase: MSQSLKIVFVGTSAFAVPALNALAKDDRVRIIAVVTQPDRPSGRGLACQPSPVKKAAFEIGCRIYQPERFHEGGILEQLRYEAPDLMVVAAYGQILKRPVLDLPRLGCLNIHASLLPKYRGPSPIQTAILNREKETGVTIMWMDEGLDTGDIFLQERVRLRRRETAVTLHDRLAELGSKMIIEAVRRIQSGQITRIPQSGEPSWTKKILREDGKIDWTQSREAIDAQIRALQPWPGAYTTVRLANGCSGVMKIYSTILSRRARGRAGEVLRTDRHGILVACGETGGLLLREVQLEGRRRMHARDFILGHPIAIGTILGE
- a CDS encoding S41 family peptidase, with product MLLAGFFCFQLYLAGLWAEEPQEATKKEHVPGATSAAEEKKAEPLPGEEKENLYEESLLLAKVIELIREHYVDESKTSYSQLFKAALRGMVASLDRHSQFLDEREFKELQEETDGDYVGVGIILGEQEGRLVILAAFEGSPAAQAGIRPGDWLHKINDVAVAGMTIDEAVALLRGNRGERVTITVLRQERKPLDPDKQAVSSGEMAALKTLSFEVTRDRVHVSSVKDVGLVSERRAGEMRIGYVRLEQFGSATGDEFRAALKRLEELEIEALILDLRNNPGGLLDAAVEVAGAFLESDKIIMTTEGRSGLATMTYRARGLTPPKKWPLVVLVNGFSASASEIVAGALKDHNRAMLVGEKTFGKGSVQSVVALDEKNGLRLTTAYYYTPRRTKIHGVGIDPDIVVPITLEQERALYQHRWERYLRSGADARIDWTVEDPQMERAISALKSVLVHRQQSGGNGATRP
- the rsmH gene encoding 16S rRNA (cytosine(1402)-N(4))-methyltransferase RsmH yields the protein MEGATRDAIGGGVVKATPSIKVGCELMNGRYEVEHVPVLLGRFLEATQPVEGEFWLDATFGRGGYSLALLERGCRVWALDQDEEAARAAKRFEVRWGNHFCFYRENFRMMKKLFDTAQIPKVDGVIMDLGLSSPQIASAERGFSFMEDGPLDMRMDQRQKLTAEEVLNTWSEESLREVIAVYGGERHARTLARAIVRRRKLTPWKRTRELAQLACEIVKTSRASRIHPATRLFQAIRIAVNDELGALREGLEGAVVGLKPGGRLAVISFHSGEDRLVKHFMRHHHASYAQTREGEQNGALALFSKVERWLPDKNEIRDNSRCRSARLRIAYKIGGKYE